The nucleotide window TGATGTCGAACAGGCGCTTGATGGCCATCTGGTGCGGCCGGGGCGCGTGCGTCACGAAGTGCAGGTAGCCGTCGGCCACCGCGTGGTTGTGCTCCGGGCGCGCGCGGTCCATGCGGAACGGGTGGGCCGGCAACGCGAAGGGGATGCCGAAGCGCTCGCACAGCTTGATGGCCGCCTGCATCTCCTGGCCGTGCTTCTGCACGTTGCCCGAGATGTAGACGACATCCACCGGCACGCGGCAGAGCACCTCCTCCAGCTGCTCCACCTTGCCCAGCAGCGGGCCCGGCGAGTTGGCCGTGGTCTGCTCGTTGCTGAAGGCCAGGTAGCCGGTGACGCGGCGCCGGCCGTGCTCCGCCAGGTGCTCGCCCGTCAGCCGGCCCATCGCGCCGATGCCCAGGATGAGCGCCTCGTCGATGGGCTCCTCGCGCACCGCGAGCCTGCGGAACACGAACTGCCGCAGCCCCACCACGCTCAGCCACAACAGCAGCGGGAAGAAGCTCAGCGCCACCACGGGCATGCCGCCCGCCAGCAGCAGGCGCGACAGGTAGAGCATGCCGGTGACGGACACCACCGTGATGGACACCAGCGCCAGGTCATCCAGCGGCGCCCGGTCCGAGAAGCGCGGGTCATACAGGCACAGCGCCGTGCCCAGCAGCAGCCAGGCCAGTCCCGCCTCGCCCAGCAGCAGCCACAGGTCCAGGTTCGCCAGCTGCAGCGAGTGCCCCATCAGCACCGTGGAGCCCAGCAGCGCGACGACCACCAGCAGCAGATCCACCAGCAGGTTCAGCTTCGCCGCGAAGCCCGGCGCCAGGCGCCCGCGCGTGGGCTTCTGCACCACGGGTGGAGGAGGCGCAACCAGTCGCGGCGCCTCCGGAGCCGGCGCTGGCTTCACGGCCTCACCCGCCGGCGAATTCTCGGAGACTTCCTTCTGGACCGATGCGGTTTGCATGCCAAGCTCCCCACGTCCCAGGAAACAGCCCCGGGGTGACGCCGCCCACCTGCGGAAGTGGGCGAGAAATCACGGCACCACCACGCTCTGGACCGCCGAAGATTGTATGGGCCCTCGAAAAGTGCACGCAAGCAAGCTGAGAATTGCCGCCGCCTTCAGACCCCTGGGGTCAGGTCCGACCGCGCCTGATGAAAAATCAACCCTCCCTCCCATCGATTACAGGCGCATCCCCCGGAGAGTGATCAAAACGCATCAAATATGCTGATGACAACCCAGGGGGTTGCTTGCTCGGTCCCCCAACAGGTTTTCCCGGGAGTGCATTGTCGGGGTTTTCCGGGAGTGGGTTGGCGCGCCGTGTCGATGGGGCCGGAGCCGGGCTCACGGGCCGGCCGCGGAGAACGGCGCGAGGATGCGCTCCACGTAGCGCTCCACGGAGAAGTCCCGCTCGGCCTTCTGCCTGCCCCGCCGGCCCATGGCCTCGGCCTCTTCCGGGTGGTCGAGCAGCCAGCGGATGCGCTCGCGCAGCTGGGCGGGGTTGGAGGGCTCGACGTGGAAGCCGGTGACGCCGTCCTCGATGAAGCCCTCCACGTACGGGTTGCGCGTGAGGATGACGGGCTTGCCCATGGCCATGCCCTCCAGCGCCACGGTGATGCCGCTGATGATGGGCCGGGCCAGCGGCACCACCACCACCCGGGACTCGGCGTAGAGCTGGCGCAGGTTGGCGTAGGTGCCCCACGAGCGCATCTCCACGTTCGGCGGCAGCGGCCGCGCCTGCGTCTGCTTGCCCGCCACCGAGTAGCGCCACACCGTGTCCGCGGCGATCTTCACCTCCGCGTCCAGCCCCGTGGCCGCCTCGATGAGCGAGTCGTAGTCGCGGTTCACCGCGCCCGCCGCGCACACCTGCCGCTTCGTGGGCTGCTCGGGCCGGGGCTGGAAGTACGCCGTGTCCACCCGTGAGTAGATGACGGAGACGCGCTCGGGTGGCAGGCCGTACTGCTCCACCAGCACGCGCTGGCTGTGCGGCGACAGGCACAGGAAGTGGTCCACCCGCTTGCCGAGCCCCAGCTTCGCCAGCGCCAGCCAGCGCTTCTTGCTGGAGACGTTGTGCACCAGCAGCACGATGCGGCGCTTGCGGCGGCTCAGCAGCCGGTCCACCCCGAGGAACTGGATGGCGGGGAACTCCTCGGCCAGGAAGAGGTTCTGGTGCTCGCGCGTCTCGCGCCACGCGGCCAGCGCGAAGCGGGCGCAGTCCACGTTGGAGGCCGGGTTCAGCCCCCGCTGCGCCATGGAGAGCACCTGCGTGAAGACGCCGCGGCTCATCGCCGCGAACTCGCCCATGGGGCCCTTCTTCTCCAGCGCGTCGTTGACGCGGCTCACCGGCTCGCCCACGCCGATGTATGCGGAGTCTTTCGGCATCGCGTCCCTCTGGCCGTCAGCGGCCCGTGTGGACGCCATCTATCACGTCCCCTCGGCGGGGCGCGCTGGCAGTGACACCGTGAAGACGGTGCCCACGCCCCGCTCGCTCTGCACCTCGATGTCGCCGCCCAGCCGGCGGACGATGTCCCGGCTGATGGAGAGCCCCAGCCCGGTGCCCGTCGTCATCCCCTTCGTCGTGAAGAAGGGCTGGAAGACGCGCGACAGGTGCTCGGGGGCGATGCCCGGCCCCGTGTCCGCCACCTCCACCAGGGCCCGGTCCCCCACCCGGTGGGACGAGACGCGGATCTCCCGGCGCGGCCCCTTCCAGTCCGCCAGCGCCTGCGCCGCGTTGATGAGCAGGTTGCTGAAGATCTGCGACACGCGGCTGGGGCTGCCCCGCACGTGGAGCCCCTCGGCCAGGTCCACGATGACGGTGGCCGCCGGCGTCGTCTCCGCCCGGGTGATGCGCAGCGCCGAGCGGATGGCCTCGTTCAGCTCGAACCAGCCGGTCGCCGCGTCATCCATGCGAGACAGGGCCCGCATGTCCCGGACGATTTCACAGATGCGGCGCGTGCCCTCGTGCGCCTCGCTCACCGCCTGGAGGACGGACTCGAACTCCTCCTGCTCGCGGGGGCCCCACACGGGCCCGGTCCCCGCGGGCCGGCCGTCGAGCTCCGGGTTCAGGCTCCGGCCCAGCGTGGCCAGCCCCTCCTGGATGTAGCTGAGGTTGCTCAGCACGAAGCTGGCCGGGTTGTTGATCTCATGGCTGATGCCCGCGGCCACCAGGCCCATGGAGGCCATGCGCTCGGAGGCGGAGAGCTGGCCCGCCATCCGCCCGTTCTCCAGCGCCAGCACCGCGTGCGAGGACAGCAGCGAGGCCCGGTCCAGCTCTCCCCGGCTCAGCGGCCGCGTCTCGGAGCGGCGCAGGACGACGAGCACCCCGAGCAGCCGCTCGCCCGCCGTCAGCGGCAGCAGCAGCGCCGACACCTCGGGGGGCAGCTCCTGGAAGTCCTTGAAGCGCCAGTCCCCGCCCAGCGGCCCCAGCACCGCCGGCGTCTGGTCCTGGTGGAGCAGGCGCACCATCCGCTCGCCGAGCGACAGGCCGAGGGCGCTCTCCTTCTCGTCGGCCAGCCCGTGGGCGTGCGCCACCTGGAGCTTGCCGTCCGTGTCCGGCAGCGCCAGCAGCACCGCGTCCGCGGACATGAAGGAGCGCACGCTCTCCACGATGGCGCGCGGCAGCTGCTCGAGCGCGTTCTGCTCGAAGAGGGCCTGGCTCAGCCGCACCAGGTCCGTGGAGACGTTGAAGCGGCGCTTCTCCAGCGCGCGCGAGACGCAGGAGAACAGCTCCTGGAGCTTGAAGGGCTTGCGCAGCAGATCGAACGCGCCCGCGCGCATGCACTCGATGGCCGTCTCCAGCTCGGCGTAGGCGGTGGCGACGATGACCTCGGTGGAGGGCGAGGCCTCGCGCACCCGGCGCAGCAGCTCCACCCCGCCCAGGCTCGGCATCCGCACGTCCGTCACCACCAGGTCGAACGAGGCCTTGCGCAGCCGCTCCAGCGCCTCGGAGCCGTTGCAGGCCTCGGTCACCTCGTGCCCCTCCAGCGACAGCATGTCGCTGAGGAGCTGGCGGATGTCCCGCTCGTCATCCACGATGAGAATCTGTCCGCCCATGCCCGGGAAGTCCCTACTCCGCCGCCGGGAGGACGAGCCGGAAGACGCTGCCTCCGGAGGTGCCTGGAACGACGCTCAGGTCCGCGCCCATGCGGCGCAAGAGCCGCCACGCCAGCGCGAGCCCGAAGTTCAGGCGCATGGTGTGTCCGGCGCGCGAGTCCACCTGGATGTGCGGATCGAAGATCTCCGCGCGCCGCGCCTCGCTCAGCCCGAGCAGCGGATCCTCCAGCCGGATGACGGGGCGGCCCGCCTCGTAGCTGGCGCGGATGGCCAGCGGGACGGGGGCCGTGCCCGGCTTCGGCGGCGTGGTCTCGCACAGGAAGGCGAGGATGCGCCCCAGGCTGGACTCGAGATCATCCCGCCCGACGCGGGCGAAGACGGGCGCGGCGGCCTCCACCTGGAGCGGCCGGCTCAGCAGCCCCTCGCGCATCCACGTGGCCAGCAGCGGCACCACGTCCACGCGCTCGACGGGCGCCACGGGGCTGCCGCCGGACAGG belongs to Hyalangium gracile and includes:
- a CDS encoding sugar transferase, which codes for MQTASVQKEVSENSPAGEAVKPAPAPEAPRLVAPPPPVVQKPTRGRLAPGFAAKLNLLVDLLLVVVALLGSTVLMGHSLQLANLDLWLLLGEAGLAWLLLGTALCLYDPRFSDRAPLDDLALVSITVVSVTGMLYLSRLLLAGGMPVVALSFFPLLLWLSVVGLRQFVFRRLAVREEPIDEALILGIGAMGRLTGEHLAEHGRRRVTGYLAFSNEQTTANSPGPLLGKVEQLEEVLCRVPVDVVYISGNVQKHGQEMQAAIKLCERFGIPFALPAHPFRMDRARPEHNHAVADGYLHFVTHAPRPHQMAIKRLFDIISSSAGLVVLSPLLITVAAIIKLTSRGPIFFKQKRVGLHGKPFNMLKFRSMVVNAEELRAKLEAMNEQS
- a CDS encoding glycosyltransferase family 4 protein; translated protein: MPKDSAYIGVGEPVSRVNDALEKKGPMGEFAAMSRGVFTQVLSMAQRGLNPASNVDCARFALAAWRETREHQNLFLAEEFPAIQFLGVDRLLSRRKRRIVLLVHNVSSKKRWLALAKLGLGKRVDHFLCLSPHSQRVLVEQYGLPPERVSVIYSRVDTAYFQPRPEQPTKRQVCAAGAVNRDYDSLIEAATGLDAEVKIAADTVWRYSVAGKQTQARPLPPNVEMRSWGTYANLRQLYAESRVVVVPLARPIISGITVALEGMAMGKPVILTRNPYVEGFIEDGVTGFHVEPSNPAQLRERIRWLLDHPEEAEAMGRRGRQKAERDFSVERYVERILAPFSAAGP
- a CDS encoding response regulator, whose amino-acid sequence is MGGQILIVDDERDIRQLLSDMLSLEGHEVTEACNGSEALERLRKASFDLVVTDVRMPSLGGVELLRRVREASPSTEVIVATAYAELETAIECMRAGAFDLLRKPFKLQELFSCVSRALEKRRFNVSTDLVRLSQALFEQNALEQLPRAIVESVRSFMSADAVLLALPDTDGKLQVAHAHGLADEKESALGLSLGERMVRLLHQDQTPAVLGPLGGDWRFKDFQELPPEVSALLLPLTAGERLLGVLVVLRRSETRPLSRGELDRASLLSSHAVLALENGRMAGQLSASERMASMGLVAAGISHEINNPASFVLSNLSYIQEGLATLGRSLNPELDGRPAGTGPVWGPREQEEFESVLQAVSEAHEGTRRICEIVRDMRALSRMDDAATGWFELNEAIRSALRITRAETTPAATVIVDLAEGLHVRGSPSRVSQIFSNLLINAAQALADWKGPRREIRVSSHRVGDRALVEVADTGPGIAPEHLSRVFQPFFTTKGMTTGTGLGLSISRDIVRRLGGDIEVQSERGVGTVFTVSLPARPAEGT